In the genome of Longimicrobium terrae, the window GGTTCGGGGCTTCAACTGCGTTCGGGAGCAACAGACACTGCCCGGGGGCACAGTCCGCGCAGGCGGACTTCGTGTTCTTCGAGGTGCGGTTTCAACCGCCGACCAAGGCCGCCACGCGCCAGAAGCCTCGCTCGAGGCGCCGATCTGGTGTGTGCTCCCTCTCCCACATCTGTTCGTGGGAGAGGGTCGTCGTGCGCAGCACGCGGGGTGAGGGCCCCACCCCGCCGCCGCGCCACACTCCGCGGGATCGCAGTCACGTCCCGCCCGTCGCACTCACGCACTCACGCACCCAGCACTCCCGCACTTCCCCCTCCCCGCCGGTCCGCCTCTTGCACCCGCGCCGCCTCCCTGAACGGCATCACTCGGGAGGAGACCGCCATGCATGATGTAAATCTCAAGGGGCTTCGCGTCGCGGTGCTCGCGACGGACGGCTTCGAGCAGATCGAGCTTACGCACCCGGTGGAAGCGCTGGAGGAGCACGGCGCCGAGGTGGACATCGTCTCGCTGCGCCCCGGGCGCATCCGTGGCGTGAACCACATGTATCCGGGCAAGAAGGTGCGCGTCGACCGAACCGTCTACACCGCCGACGCGGGCGAGTACGACGCGCTGCTGCTCCCCGGCGGGCTCATCAACCCCGACACGCTGCGCCAGAACGACCGCGCGCTGGACTTCGTGCGGGCCATGGACCACGCCGGCAAGCCCATCGCGGTCATCTGCCACGCGCCGTGGCTGCTGATTTCCGGCGGGCTCATCGTGCGCCGCAGCCTGACCTCGTGGCCCGGCATCCGCGACGACGTGCGCAACGCCGGCGGCGTGTGGAGCGACGAGCCGGTCGTGCGTGACCGCAACTGGGTGTCCAGCCGCGGCCCGCAGGACATCGACGACTTCACGCACGCCATGCTGAACCTGTTCGCCGAGCACGTGCGCATCACGCCGCGCCCGAACGAAGCGGAGCACACGAAGGAAGGCGGGCTCCCCATCGGCCGCATGCTGCTGGGCGGGCTGGCCGCGGCGGGGATCGCGTACCTGGTGCGCAACCAGCTTGCGCGTGAGGAGCAGCCGCTGGAGTACGTGGAGGTGGTGGACCTGGAGCCGGAGGTCGTCATCATCGAGGACGCCTATCCGCCCGACGAGTACGAGAGCGAGGGCGCGTACGCGGGCGGGATGCCGTACCACTCAGGCACCGAGTATTCGGCCGGCACCGGAACCGGATACACCGAATCCACCGGCTACGCGGGCACGGCCGGCACCGGCTACACCGGCGCGGCGGGCTCCACGGGCACCGGCTACGGAGCGGCGGGCGGCACGGCGGACCTGGGCGGGACGGGCTACAGCCCCGCGCCCAGCCCGGCCGGGGGCCCCACCAACCTCGGCGGAACCGGCACGGGTTACGAAGCCACCCCGGGCTCGGTCGCGGGCGCGCAGGACGTGGGCGGCACGGGCGCGGGCTACG includes:
- a CDS encoding type 1 glutamine amidotransferase domain-containing protein, with the translated sequence MHDVNLKGLRVAVLATDGFEQIELTHPVEALEEHGAEVDIVSLRPGRIRGVNHMYPGKKVRVDRTVYTADAGEYDALLLPGGLINPDTLRQNDRALDFVRAMDHAGKPIAVICHAPWLLISGGLIVRRSLTSWPGIRDDVRNAGGVWSDEPVVRDRNWVSSRGPQDIDDFTHAMLNLFAEHVRITPRPNEAEHTKEGGLPIGRMLLGGLAAAGIAYLVRNQLAREEQPLEYVEVVDLEPEVVIIEDAYPPDEYESEGAYAGGMPYHSGTEYSAGTGTGYTESTGYAGTAGTGYTGAAGSTGTGYGAAGGTADLGGTGYSPAPSPAGGPTNLGGTGTGYEATPGSVAGAQDVGGTGAGYVSPPDFNGPTGTAGTDEGDLNRGAGTTYRPPSV